Genomic window (Fragaria vesca subsp. vesca unplaced genomic scaffold, FraVesHawaii_1.0 scf0512702, whole genome shotgun sequence):
TCTTAGAGTCGTGTATAAGGAAGGAACTACATTTTAGATGTATACATAGGGAAAGCCGTGTGCAATGAAAAATGCAAGCACGGTTTGGGGAGGGGtttttttaccctttttttctAACAAGGAAATTATCTACTCCATCCGACTAGTTCCGGGTTCGAGTCCCGGGCAACCCATTCTAATTAGTATATCGAaatcgtgtatatatatataaatcctaattttttaattcattTCAGTTATTTAAAAAAACGGATAAATACTAGATAGAGAAGAATATAGATATTTATGGATGTTGCTATTGGTTGACATGGGTATATAAGTCATGTTATACTGTTGAATAACAAGCCCTCAATTCTCTATTATTTCTATTTATCTATTTATAGAGAATTTGTGTGCTTGGGAGTCCCTGATGATTAATGATTAAATAAACCAAGATTTTACCATGACTGCAATTTTAGAGAGACGCGAAAGCGAAAGCCTATGGGGTCGCTTTTGTAATTGGATAACCAGCACCGAAAACCGTCTTTACATTGGATGGTTTGGTGTTTTGATGATCCCTACTTTATTGACCGCAACTTCTGTATTTATTATTGCTTTCATTGCTGCACCTCCGGTAGATATTGATGGTATTCGTGAACCtgtttctggatctttacTTTACGGAAACAATATTATTTCCGGTGCCATTATCC
Coding sequences:
- the LOC101305327 gene encoding photosystem Q(B) protein-like → MTAILERRESESLWGRFCNWITSTENRLYIGWFGVLMIPTLLTATSVFIIAFIAAPPVDIDGIREPVSGSLLYGNNIISGAIIPTSAAIGLHFYPIWEAASVDEWLYNGGPYELIVLHFLLGVAC